A single genomic interval of Juglans regia cultivar Chandler chromosome 1, Walnut 2.0, whole genome shotgun sequence harbors:
- the LOC109001391 gene encoding probable sucrose-phosphate synthase 4 isoform X2: MARNEWINGYLEAILDAGSKTRKRSDSDGKPTIAKFEEKEKEEKVFSPTKYFVEEVVNSFDESDLYKTWIKVIATRSGTRDRSNRLENMCWRIWHLARKKKQIAWDDAKKLANQRLEREKGRNDAADDLSELSEGEKEKGESNVSESVKNISRINSDIHIWSDEEKSRRLYVVLISIHGLVRGENMELGRDSDTGGQVKYVVELARALANTKGVHRVDLLTRQISTPEVDSSYGEPNEMLSCPSDGSGSCGAYIIRIPCGPRDKYIPKESLWPHIPEFVDGALNHIVNMARALGEVNGGKPTWPYVIHGHYADAGEVAARLSGALNVPMVLTGHSLGRNKFEQLLKQGRFSREDINATYKIMRRIEGEELGLDAADMVVTSTRQEIEEQWGLYDGFDLKLERKLRIRKRRGVSCYGRHMPRMAVIPPGMDFSYVTTQDSVEGDGDLKSLIGPERSQTKRNLPPIWSEIMRFFTNPHKPMILALSRPDPKKNVTTLLKAFGECQHLRELANLTLILGNRDDIQEMPNSSSVVLETVLKLIDKYDLYGQVAYPKHHKQSEVPDIYRLAAKTKGVFINPALVEPFGLTLIEATAYGLPVVATKNGGPVDILKALNNGLLVDPHDQNAIADALLKLVAEKNLWLECRKNGLKNIHRFSWPEHCRNYLSHVEHCRNRHPTTRLEIMPIPEEPMSDSLRDVEDVSLRFSTDGDLRINGELDAATRQKELVEAITRMAASNGHHGANYCPGRRQWLFVIAIDCYNSTGDCTEMFQETIKSIMQATQSGFGLGRIGFVLLTGLTLQETIEALKCCQVNIEAFDALVCKSGSEMYYPWRDMVADVDYEAHIEYRWPGENVRSMVTRLARIEDGAEDDIVEYVGACSSRCYSYSVKPGAKVRNFR, translated from the exons ATGGCAAGAAATGAGTGGATTAATGGATATTTAGAGGCGATTTTGGACGCGGGAAGTAAAACAAGGAAGAGGTCTGACTCTGATGGGAAACCGACTATTGCAAAGTtcgaagagaaagaaaaagaggaaaaggtgTTCAGTCCCACAAAGTACTTCGTGGAAGAAGTTGTTAATAGCTTTGATGAATCTGACCTCTACAAGACTTGGATCAAG GTTATAGCAACAAGGAGTGGTACCCGTGATCGCAGTAATAGGCTGGAGAATATGTGCTGGCGCATTTGGCATCTCGCTCGCAAAAAGAAACAG ATAGCATGGGACGATGCAAAGAAGCTAGCAAACCAGCGCCTAGAGCGTGAAAAAGGCCGTAATGATGCTGCAGATGACCTCTCAGAGCTCTCAGAGGGCGAGAAGGAGAAGGGAGAATCCAATGTCTCAGAATCTGTGAAGAATATTTCCAGGATCAACTCCGATATACATATCTGGTCAGATGAGGAAAAGTCTCGGCGACTTTACGTTGTCCTCATCAG TATTCATGGGTTGGTGCGAGGAGAAAATATGGAACTTGGAAGAGATTCTGATACTGGTGGTCAG GTGAAATATGTTGTGGAACTTGCTCGGGCTCTGGCCAACACAAAAGGAGTCCATCGAGTTGATCTTCTAACCAGACAAATCAGCACACCGGAAGTAGACTCTAGCTATGGTGAGCCCAATGAGATGCTGTCATGCCCATCTGATGGAAGTGGTAGCTGTGGAGCTTACATTATCCGCATTCCTTGCGGGCCACGCGATAA GTACATACCAAAAGAGTCACTTTGGCCTCATATACCTGAATTTGTTGATGGAGCTCTAAACCATATAGTTAACATGGCAAGAGCTCTAGGTGAAGTGAATGGGGGAAAGCCAACTTGGCCTTACGTGATTCATGGCCACTACGCTGATGCTGGGGAGGTGGCGGCACGCTTATCTGGGGCCTTGAATGTGCCAATGGTGCTAACTGGCCACTCATTGGGCCGGAACAAGTTTGAGCAACTGCTTAAGCAAGGGAGGTTTTCTAGGGAGGACATAAATGCAACCTACAAAATAATGAGAAGGATTGAAGGTGAGGAACTAGGTCTGGATGCTGCTGACATGGTGGTGACTAGCACGAGGCAAGAGATTGAAGAGCAGTGGGGATTGTACGATGGGTTCGACCTCAAGCTTGAGAGGAAGCTTAGGATTAGGAAACGGCGTGGAGTTAGTTGTTACGGGCGACACATGCCAAGGATGGCG GTTATACCACCGGGCATGGACTTCAGCTATGTCACCACCCAAGATTCAGTGGAAGGTGATGGTGATCTCAAGTCATTGATTGGCCCCGAGAGATCTCAGACCAAAAGGAATCTGCCTCCAATATGGTCCGAG ATAATGCGATTTTTCACGAACCCACACAAGCCCATGATACTTGCATTGTCCCGTCCTGACCCAAAGAAAAATGTCACTACATTGCTCAAGGCTTTTGGGGAATGCCAACATCTCCGAGAGCTAGCTAACTTG ACACTTATACTAGGCAACAGAGATGACATTCAAGAAATGCCCAATAGCAGCTCGGTCGTTCTCGAAACGGTACTCAAGCTCATTGACAAGTACGACTTGTATGGTCAGGTGGCCTATCCGAAGCATCACAAGCAATCTGAAGTTCCTGACATTTATCGTCTGGCTGCAAAAACAAAG GGAGTTTTCATCAACCCAGCTCTCGTGGAACCTTTTGGTCTCACACTTATTGAG GCAACTGCTTATGGTTTACCTGTGGTCGCAACGAAAAACGGAGGACCTGTTGATATTCTAAAG GCACTAAACAATGGACTCCTCGTTGATCCACATGATCAGAACGCCATAGCAGATGCATTGCTAAAGCTTGTCGCTGAGAAAAATCTTTGGCTCGAATGCCGAAAGAATGGCCTAAAGAATATCCACCGTTTTTCATGGCCAGAGCACTGCCGTAACTACCTCTCCCATGTTGAGCACTGTCGAAATCGCCACCCCACCACCCGTCTTGAGATCATGCCAATTCCTGAAGAACCGATGAGTGATTCTCTACGGGATGTGGAAGACGTTTCTTTGAGATTCTCCACAGACGGAGACTTAAGGATCAATGGAGAGCTTGATGCAGCAACCAGACAAAAGGAACTCGTTGAAGCCATAACCAGAATGGCTGCCTCCAATGGCCATCACGGTGCCAATTACTGTCCAGGTAGAAGGCAGTGGCTATTTGTAATAGCCATAGATTGTTATAACAGCACCGGGGATTGCACTGAAATGTTCCAGGAAACTATCAAGAGTATTATGCAAGCTACACAGTCCGGTTTTGGCTTGGGTCGGATAGGCTTTGTATTGTTAACTGGTTTAACTTTACAAGAGACCATAGAAGCATTGAAATGCTGCCAGGTAAATATAGAAGCCTTTGATGCCTTGGTGTGTAAGAGTGGAAGTGAAATGTATTATCCATGGAGAGATATGGTAGCTGATGTGGATTATGAAGCTCACATAGAATATAGATGGCCGGGTGAGAATGTGAGGTCGATGGTGACAAGGCTTGCCAGGATAGAAGATGGAGCTGAGGATGACATCGTGGAGTATGTGGGTGCATGTAGCTCTAGGTGCTACTCTTATAGTGTGAAACCGGGAGCAAAGGTGAGAAATTTCAGATG A
- the LOC109001392 gene encoding probable carboxylesterase 18, whose translation MSSTPQCVAERVHPKPNLPWKTKLLLKAMSWIVQPSLRPNMTVNRRLLNFLDLKAPQSPNPHPRSDGIASSDTIVDPSRNLWFRLFNPIHPTTGGNEVVGMPVIVFYHGGGFILGHANSMAMDIMARRLARELHAIVLSVDYRLAPEHRFPCQYEDGFDALRFIDEMDSRNLPASADLGRCFLAGESAGGNLAHHVAVRAGEYDFKRVNLLGLIAIQPFFGGEKRVESEMEFCQGPVLSLELTDWFWKAFLPEGSDRDHPAANVFGPNKVDISGLRFPPTLLFIGGCDPLRDWEIRYYEGLKKSEKQVYLVDYPNAVHGFAGFTDTPESSLFLSEVKDFMQKQMAKLTR comes from the coding sequence ATGTCATCCACTCCTCAATGTGTCGCAGAAAGAGTCCATCCCAAACCCAACCTCCCATGGAAGACGAAGCTCCTTCTCAAAGCAATGTCCTGGATCGTCCAACCCTCTCTCCGCCCCAACATGACCGTCAACCGACGCCTCCTCAACTTCCTCGATCTCAAAGCCCCTCAATCTCCCAACCCCCACCCCCGGTCTGATGGTATTGCCTCCTCCGATACAATTGTTGACCCTTCTCGAAACCTCTGGTTCCGCCTCTTCAACCCAATCCACCCTACCACTGGTGGCAACGAGGTCGTAGGCATGCCCGTCATCGTCTTTTACCACGGCGGCGGCTTCATCCTAGGCCACGCTAACTCGATGGCGATGGACATCATGGCACGCCGACTCGCCCGTGAACTCCATGCCATCGTTCTCTCCGTTGACTACCGCCTCGCGCCGGAACATAGGTTTCCGTGCCAGTACGAAGACGGGTTCGACGCGTTGAGATTCATCGACGAAATGGACAGCCGCAATCTACCTGCCAGCGCTGATCTTGGGCGTTGTTTCCTCGCCGGAGAGAGTGCTGGAGGGAATCTGGCCCACCACGTGGCGGTCAGGGCTGGCGAGTACGACTTCAAGCGGGTGAATCTTCTCGGGCTCATAGCCATACAACCATTTTTTGGAGGGGAAAAGCGGGTGGAATCGGAGATGGAATTTTGCCAGGGTCCGGTTCTGTCATTAGAGTTGACGGACTGGTTTTGGAAGGCCTTTTTGCCTGAAGGGTCAGACAGGGACCATCCAGCAGCGAATGTATTCGGGCCGAATAAGGTTGACATCTCTGGGCTGAGGTTCCCTCCCACGCTTCTTTTCATTGGAGGATGCGATCCGTTGAGGGACTGGGAGATTAGGTACTATGAGGGGCTAAAGAAATCCGAGAAACAAGTTTACTTAGTGGATTACCCGAATGCCGTCCATGGATTTGCAGGCTTCACCGATACGCCCgaatcatctttatttttatcgGAAGTAAAGGATTTCATGCAAAAACAAATGGCCAAATTGACGAGGTGA
- the LOC109001391 gene encoding probable sucrose-phosphate synthase 4 isoform X1: MARNEWINGYLEAILDAGSKTRKRSDSDGKPTIAKFEEKEKEEKVFSPTKYFVEEVVNSFDESDLYKTWIKVIATRSGTRDRSNRLENMCWRIWHLARKKKQIAWDDAKKLANQRLEREKGRNDAADDLSELSEGEKEKGESNVSESVKNISRINSDIHIWSDEEKSRRLYVVLISIHGLVRGENMELGRDSDTGGQVKYVVELARALANTKGVHRVDLLTRQISTPEVDSSYGEPNEMLSCPSDGSGSCGAYIIRIPCGPRDKYIPKESLWPHIPEFVDGALNHIVNMARALGEVNGGKPTWPYVIHGHYADAGEVAARLSGALNVPMVLTGHSLGRNKFEQLLKQGRFSREDINATYKIMRRIEGEELGLDAADMVVTSTRQEIEEQWGLYDGFDLKLERKLRIRKRRGVSCYGRHMPRMAVIPPGMDFSYVTTQDSVEGDGDLKSLIGPERSQTKRNLPPIWSEIMRFFTNPHKPMILALSRPDPKKNVTTLLKAFGECQHLRELANLTLILGNRDDIQEMPNSSSVVLETVLKLIDKYDLYGQVAYPKHHKQSEVPDIYRLAAKTKGVFINPALVEPFGLTLIEATAYGLPVVATKNGGPVDILKALNNGLLVDPHDQNAIADALLKLVAEKNLWLECRKNGLKNIHRFSWPEHCRNYLSHVEHCRNRHPTTRLEIMPIPEEPMSDSLRDVEDVSLRFSTDGDLRINGELDAATRQKELVEAITRMAASNGHHGANYCPGRRQWLFVIAIDCYNSTGDCTEMFQETIKSIMQATQSGFGLGRIGFVLLTGLTLQETIEALKCCQVNIEAFDALVCKSGSEMYYPWRDMVADVDYEAHIEYRWPGENVRSMVTRLARIEDGAEDDIVEYVGACSSRCYSYSVKPGAKTRRIDDLRQKLRMRVFRCNLVYTHAASRLNVVPLLASRVQALRYLSVIWGIDLSKVVVFVGERGDTDYEDLLAGLHKTLILRGSVEYGSEKLLRSEDSFKREDVVPQDSPNIAFVETYGAHDISAALKDLGIK; this comes from the exons ATGGCAAGAAATGAGTGGATTAATGGATATTTAGAGGCGATTTTGGACGCGGGAAGTAAAACAAGGAAGAGGTCTGACTCTGATGGGAAACCGACTATTGCAAAGTtcgaagagaaagaaaaagaggaaaaggtgTTCAGTCCCACAAAGTACTTCGTGGAAGAAGTTGTTAATAGCTTTGATGAATCTGACCTCTACAAGACTTGGATCAAG GTTATAGCAACAAGGAGTGGTACCCGTGATCGCAGTAATAGGCTGGAGAATATGTGCTGGCGCATTTGGCATCTCGCTCGCAAAAAGAAACAG ATAGCATGGGACGATGCAAAGAAGCTAGCAAACCAGCGCCTAGAGCGTGAAAAAGGCCGTAATGATGCTGCAGATGACCTCTCAGAGCTCTCAGAGGGCGAGAAGGAGAAGGGAGAATCCAATGTCTCAGAATCTGTGAAGAATATTTCCAGGATCAACTCCGATATACATATCTGGTCAGATGAGGAAAAGTCTCGGCGACTTTACGTTGTCCTCATCAG TATTCATGGGTTGGTGCGAGGAGAAAATATGGAACTTGGAAGAGATTCTGATACTGGTGGTCAG GTGAAATATGTTGTGGAACTTGCTCGGGCTCTGGCCAACACAAAAGGAGTCCATCGAGTTGATCTTCTAACCAGACAAATCAGCACACCGGAAGTAGACTCTAGCTATGGTGAGCCCAATGAGATGCTGTCATGCCCATCTGATGGAAGTGGTAGCTGTGGAGCTTACATTATCCGCATTCCTTGCGGGCCACGCGATAA GTACATACCAAAAGAGTCACTTTGGCCTCATATACCTGAATTTGTTGATGGAGCTCTAAACCATATAGTTAACATGGCAAGAGCTCTAGGTGAAGTGAATGGGGGAAAGCCAACTTGGCCTTACGTGATTCATGGCCACTACGCTGATGCTGGGGAGGTGGCGGCACGCTTATCTGGGGCCTTGAATGTGCCAATGGTGCTAACTGGCCACTCATTGGGCCGGAACAAGTTTGAGCAACTGCTTAAGCAAGGGAGGTTTTCTAGGGAGGACATAAATGCAACCTACAAAATAATGAGAAGGATTGAAGGTGAGGAACTAGGTCTGGATGCTGCTGACATGGTGGTGACTAGCACGAGGCAAGAGATTGAAGAGCAGTGGGGATTGTACGATGGGTTCGACCTCAAGCTTGAGAGGAAGCTTAGGATTAGGAAACGGCGTGGAGTTAGTTGTTACGGGCGACACATGCCAAGGATGGCG GTTATACCACCGGGCATGGACTTCAGCTATGTCACCACCCAAGATTCAGTGGAAGGTGATGGTGATCTCAAGTCATTGATTGGCCCCGAGAGATCTCAGACCAAAAGGAATCTGCCTCCAATATGGTCCGAG ATAATGCGATTTTTCACGAACCCACACAAGCCCATGATACTTGCATTGTCCCGTCCTGACCCAAAGAAAAATGTCACTACATTGCTCAAGGCTTTTGGGGAATGCCAACATCTCCGAGAGCTAGCTAACTTG ACACTTATACTAGGCAACAGAGATGACATTCAAGAAATGCCCAATAGCAGCTCGGTCGTTCTCGAAACGGTACTCAAGCTCATTGACAAGTACGACTTGTATGGTCAGGTGGCCTATCCGAAGCATCACAAGCAATCTGAAGTTCCTGACATTTATCGTCTGGCTGCAAAAACAAAG GGAGTTTTCATCAACCCAGCTCTCGTGGAACCTTTTGGTCTCACACTTATTGAG GCAACTGCTTATGGTTTACCTGTGGTCGCAACGAAAAACGGAGGACCTGTTGATATTCTAAAG GCACTAAACAATGGACTCCTCGTTGATCCACATGATCAGAACGCCATAGCAGATGCATTGCTAAAGCTTGTCGCTGAGAAAAATCTTTGGCTCGAATGCCGAAAGAATGGCCTAAAGAATATCCACCGTTTTTCATGGCCAGAGCACTGCCGTAACTACCTCTCCCATGTTGAGCACTGTCGAAATCGCCACCCCACCACCCGTCTTGAGATCATGCCAATTCCTGAAGAACCGATGAGTGATTCTCTACGGGATGTGGAAGACGTTTCTTTGAGATTCTCCACAGACGGAGACTTAAGGATCAATGGAGAGCTTGATGCAGCAACCAGACAAAAGGAACTCGTTGAAGCCATAACCAGAATGGCTGCCTCCAATGGCCATCACGGTGCCAATTACTGTCCAGGTAGAAGGCAGTGGCTATTTGTAATAGCCATAGATTGTTATAACAGCACCGGGGATTGCACTGAAATGTTCCAGGAAACTATCAAGAGTATTATGCAAGCTACACAGTCCGGTTTTGGCTTGGGTCGGATAGGCTTTGTATTGTTAACTGGTTTAACTTTACAAGAGACCATAGAAGCATTGAAATGCTGCCAGGTAAATATAGAAGCCTTTGATGCCTTGGTGTGTAAGAGTGGAAGTGAAATGTATTATCCATGGAGAGATATGGTAGCTGATGTGGATTATGAAGCTCACATAGAATATAGATGGCCGGGTGAGAATGTGAGGTCGATGGTGACAAGGCTTGCCAGGATAGAAGATGGAGCTGAGGATGACATCGTGGAGTATGTGGGTGCATGTAGCTCTAGGTGCTACTCTTATAGTGTGAAACCGGGAGCAAAG ACTCGAAGGATAGACGACCTCCGCCAGAAGCTGAGGATGAGAGTCTTTCGATGCAATCTTGTGTACACACATGCAGCATCGAGGTTAAATGTTGTACCTTTGCTTGCATCAAGAGTGCAGGCACTAAG GTACCTTTCAGTTATATGGGGTATTGATCTATCCAAAGTGGTTGTGTTTGTGGGTGAAAGAGGGGATACAGATTATGAAGACCTGCTTGCCGGCCTCCACAAAACCCTTATTCTAAGAGGTTCTGTGGAGTATGGCAGTGAGAAGCTTCTTCGCAGTGAAGACAGTTTTAAAAGAGAAGATGTAGTTCCACAAGATAGCCCCAACATCGCCTTTGTAGAGACTTATGGAGCCCATGATATCTCAGCAGCTCTAAAAGATCTTGGAATCAAGTGA